TCTCAAATTAGCATTCTCAATATAAATTGACCCATTATATTCAGTTGCACCTGCCAAATCGAGATCAGTTGCACCTGAGTAATACATGTGTACCTTACTCGCATCTCCGCTAGTATTGATCACACTACTTCCTGTGAGGGAGAATGTGTTTTCTACATAAAGAATTAAGTTTCCAGTGCCCTGTAATTCAATATGTCCTTGACCGATACTAAGACTGCCCACAACTATTCTTCTCGTACCAGAACCAACATCAATTGTAATTGTTCTGTTTCCCGAAGCACTGATTGAAGAGTAATAACCATCTTCATCGATAAGATATTCACCAGATGGTGGTCCAGCTGTGCTGAAAGAACCACGATTTGTCAACTCAGGGAAGTCGGGATAATCTGGAAGAGGATAGCTTCGGGCTGAAGGTAGATCTGTAATAGTACCTGTTATATTATCTTCGGGGACTCTCCCCCAACCTTGGGAATCTATTACATCATTATAATCTGCTCCAGGACCGACATAGAAATCTCCTTCAACAACGGTACTCCACGCAAAGGTGACACTATTATTTGCCGTTGAATTTGTTCCAGTTGTTCCATTTATTCTCGCACTACCAGTAAGCGTAATATCCCCATTTGCAAAGATCATATCAAGAGAAGGAATGGTTGTTCCTTCCTCTTGTTCCTCTTCCTCATCTTCTTCGTCTCCACCTCCCCCTTCCACACTTTGCGTGTCTCCAAATTCATAGGTGATCATATCGATGCTGCCATCTAATGCAGGAACTTCAAAGAAGGCAAAATGATAGGAACCACTTTCGTTATCAAAAATAGAAGTATTGGTTTCTATAATTTGCTCATTTAGCACTTGCCTGATTGCCCATTTGAGAGCATAAGATCCAAGATTTATAAGTTCAGAATGCACTTCATTAGATGCAATTTTTTCTGGTATGACATCTGCCTTACGTTCTACAGAAAGAGTCACAGAGGCGATAACAACGATTACCGCGAGAAGCAATGCCATAATTAAGACTGCTTTGCCCATTGGCACCTCCTGGTAAAAAGTTTAATATTACCATCAATAAACAATGTAAATTGCCTTTTTGTCAATACATTTCTATTTATTATCATCAGTTATAAATATAGATTTTTGAAATATTTCCAGATTTGAATTCTGTGTCTAATATATCTTTTATCAATATCATCTCTATACGTGTCGTATTCAAACTCCATTGTCATTTGTACATAGCGAACAAGGGAGTCAGCAGGATTTGGATTATCATTTACATCGTAATATATAAATTGAACCCCGTAATCTGAAAGCCCGAAGGGTCCGAGAATCGGATCAGGATTGCCGTCAACATAAACAGAAAGCTGCTTCGACCCAGCCACATTTTCTTGACCCATATTTACCAGATGTCTGGTTCCTCCGACACTGTCAGCATACGAGTATGTAAAGAGTGTGTCTTGCGCAGCAATAACTGCCGAATCTGCGACGCCAGCACCAACGAGAGAAAGATATGTTTCAACGACAGAAACAACATCTTCAGATATTTCGACAAGCTCTATCTGTTGGGAAGTATTAACGCCAATTGCATGAATATTGATAATACAAGCCACCATGGTCAGAATGAAAATTCCACCGATGATCGTTGCACCGATTGCTTCTAATACTGTAATCATAATTAATAATAAAGGTCCACAAAAACTTTGCTTATTGGTGATTGAGGCATTCCAATCCAGAGCGTATCACCATCCGGATGCAATGTCCATGTATTAATATCAACACGGACGAATTCCGGTGATGCAGTAGTTGTATCTACCCCTGTTCGGGTGCAGGGGGATGTTACTATATTTATATGATAAACCTGGTCAGAAACCGAAAGGGAGTCTGAACGATTATCGTAAGTAGATTCCAAGGCATCAAAAGAGAGGAGTTCTCCAAGAATTTTTGATTCTATTTCCTGAAAATATTTATCAACAACCTTTTGTCCATTGAGAAGATACATTCCTTTGTATGCGAGATCTGCTTGGTCATATAGACTATTATAAGTTGTAAGGTAAATGGTTGAAAAGAGAACCATTGCTAGGAGGATGAGGAAGATCTGCCCGTATGTCATATTTAACCTTCTGATGTTGCATAGGACACTTCAGAAACAGAAGTAAGTCCTTTTCGGATTCTATCCAGACCTGAGTCAAGCAACGAAAGCATGCCCTGGCCTTCTGCGATTTTACGAATCTTTTCTTCGTCAATTTCTTCACCTGACTCCATGATCACTTTTCGAATCTCGTCAGTAAAATAGAGGGCTTCGCAAATATTAACACGCCCCTTATAGCCGTTCATGCACTTCTTACATCCAGGACCAGCTTCATAGACGAGTCCCTTTTTAAGATCATCTTCAGTAAGACCAAGTTCAAGAGCGCCTTTATATTTATCCCTGGAAAGAGGTCTTCTGCATTCAGGACAGAGTCTTCTTACGAGACGCTGAGCAATAATGATATTGACTGCATAGGCAAGCAGGAAAGTCTCTACACCCATTTTATATAATCGGGAAATAGCACTTGGAGCATCGTTTGTATGGAGTGTAGAAAAAGTCAGATGTCCGGTATTTGCAAGTTTTACAGCAACATCTGCAGTGATCTTATCTCTTATCTCACCAACCATGACGATATCAGGATCGTGTCTGAGGATAGAACGAATTGCCTGATCAAATGACATCTTTGCACTTATTTTTAACTGACGTGCACCTTTTATAACATACTCGACAGGATCTTCACATGTGAGCACGTTTCGAGAGGGATCGATCACATGGTGAAGGGCAGCCATCAAGGTTGTGCTTTTTCCACTTCCGGTTGGACCGGTAAGAAGAATGATACCCTTTGATTTGTTTACTGCTTTTAAGAAATCTGATTCTGCTTGTTTTTGTAAACCAAGTTTTGCAAGGTCTGTGATAACGTTTCTGTCATCGATAACACGGATGACGATACTTTCGAACCTTCGTTCATATTCAGATGATATGATTGGGAGAACAGATACACGAAAACGGATCAGGTGTCCATCGACAACTCGTTGAGCAAAACCATCCTGTGCATTATCTCTTTCGAATCGGTCGATACCATTTGTTCTGTCCTTAACAACTGCAGCTATTGCTTCTGGTGAGGTCTTTTCCTGCCTATGCCATTGATGAAGCTTGCCATCTACACGAAAGAGGAAATCAACATTCGAGCGCTGAAAGGGGATGATATGAATATCACTTGCACCTTTTCGAACAGCTTCTATAAGACTTCCCTCGAAAAGGTTTACGAGAAGGCTTTTATTGATTTCTTCATCTAAAGCATATTCGTCTACACCCTCTGCCTTTCCTTCTTCTTTAACTTCTTCCATCTGCTCGCCTGCCTCACTGAGAAGTTCAAGGAATTCATTTTTTTGAGGGGCAATGATCTTGATCAATTCCTCAATGGTAGTGAGTGAGCAGTATGCGACTTCATATTTTTTGAATTCAGTATTGAGGGGTATTTTTTCTACAATTTTATCTGTTGGGTCAGCTGCAAGTATGATGAGCGTTGTACGCCTTCCTTGCGCAAGTTGGTAAGGTAAGACCTTCTTATAAAGCAACTCTCTTTTAAGATTTTCAGGAAATTTTGAAAGGATCTCGCGTGTTTGGCTTATTTGTGCCTGATCTAATTTATCGACATTAATGTCAACTTTCCTGAATGCATAGAGATCAGCCAGAAGACCATAAACATCATCGTGCTTGACCTTCAGGTCAGTTACAAGGATATCTTCCAGACGTCGTGGATTATACGGATCCTCATCTGCTTGGATGATAAGAGCCTTATTCAAAGTATCTTTATCAATGATTGCTTTATCGACCAGCAGCTTACCTAATCTTGATTTTCCTAACATATACTTTTTCCTTAATCTTTTACATGCCCGGTGTTTTTGGTGATACAGTAGCGATTTCCGCAGATACAACAGTGAGAGCAGTTATAACAATACCGATAAATGCACCAATCAATGTTTGAATGGACTGTATAAGATTCTGCATTTTGTATGTTGTTTCTTTTTCATAGAATTTTGCGATTTGTTGAGCGGCCGTAAGAACATTACCCGTTTCCGAACCGGTTTTAAATCTGCTTAATGTTGTATGATTGAAAACCTTTGCAGCTGATAGTGCAGGGACAAGTGACATACCTTCTTTCAACATAAGAGGGATGGTGATTTCTTTTATATTCTTTTCCATATATGCATTTCTACAAGCTTCTGCAGCAGCCTGGATCGTCTCAATGTTATTCTCTGCACCAGAATAGATAGCTGCAAAAACGCGGCAAAATATTTC
This region of Candidatus Cloacimonadota bacterium genomic DNA includes:
- a CDS encoding type II/IV secretion system protein is translated as MLGKSRLGKLLVDKAIIDKDTLNKALIIQADEDPYNPRRLEDILVTDLKVKHDDVYGLLADLYAFRKVDINVDKLDQAQISQTREILSKFPENLKRELLYKKVLPYQLAQGRRTTLIILAADPTDKIVEKIPLNTEFKKYEVAYCSLTTIEELIKIIAPQKNEFLELLSEAGEQMEEVKEEGKAEGVDEYALDEEINKSLLVNLFEGSLIEAVRKGASDIHIIPFQRSNVDFLFRVDGKLHQWHRQEKTSPEAIAAVVKDRTNGIDRFERDNAQDGFAQRVVDGHLIRFRVSVLPIISSEYERRFESIVIRVIDDRNVITDLAKLGLQKQAESDFLKAVNKSKGIILLTGPTGSGKSTTLMAALHHVIDPSRNVLTCEDPVEYVIKGARQLKISAKMSFDQAIRSILRHDPDIVMVGEIRDKITADVAVKLANTGHLTFSTLHTNDAPSAISRLYKMGVETFLLAYAVNIIIAQRLVRRLCPECRRPLSRDKYKGALELGLTEDDLKKGLVYEAGPGCKKCMNGYKGRVNICEALYFTDEIRKVIMESGEEIDEEKIRKIAEGQGMLSLLDSGLDRIRKGLTSVSEVSYATSEG